A window of Lepidochelys kempii isolate rLepKem1 chromosome 1, rLepKem1.hap2, whole genome shotgun sequence contains these coding sequences:
- the FAM76B gene encoding protein FAM76B isoform X2 produces the protein MAAAAAPALYACTKCNQRYPFEELSQGQQLCKECRIAHPIVKCTYCRSEFQQESKTNTICKKCAQNVKQFGTPKPCQYCNIIAAFIGTKCQRCTNSEKKYGPPQTCEQCKQQCAFDRKEEGRRKVDGKLLCWLCTLSYKRVLQKTKEQRKSLGSSHSNSSSSSLAEKDQHHSKHHHHHHHHHRHSSSHHKISNLSPEQDQGLWKQSHKSSAAIQNETPKKKPKLESKPSNGDSSINQSADSGGTDNFVLISQLKEEVMSLKRLLQQRDQTILEKDKKLTELKADFQYQESNLRTKMNSMERAHKETVEQLQAKNRELLKQVAALSKGKKFDKSGSILTSP, from the exons atggcggcggcggcggccccggCTCTGTACGCCTGCACCAAGTGCAACCAGCGCTACCCCTTCGAGGAGCTCTCCcagggccagcagctctgcaag gaaTGTCGAATTGCACATCCCATTGTAAAATGTACTTACTGCCGATCAGAATTCCAACAAGAGAG CAAAACTAACACAATATGCAAGAAATGTGCCCAAAACGTGAAGCAGTTTGGAACG CCCAAGCCTTGTCAGTACTGTAATATTATTGCAGCATTTATTGGCACAAAATGCCAGCGTTGCACAAATTCAGAAAAGAAATATGGACCACCTCAGACATGTGAACAGTGCAAGCAGCAATGTGCTTTTGATCGCAAAGAGGAGGGAAGAAGGAAG GTTGATGGGAAGCTGTTGTGTTGGCTTTGCACACTGTCCTACAAGAGAGTACTGCAGAAGACAAAGGAACAGAGGAAGAGCCTAGGGTCTTCACATTCTAATTCGTCATCCTCGTCTCTTGCTGAGAAAGACCAGCATCATTCGaaacaccatcaccaccaccaccatcatcatCGTCACAGCAGCAGCCATCACAA AATCAGCAATCTAAGTCCAGAACAAGATCAGGGACTGTGGAAACAGAG CCATAAATCCTCTGCAGCTATTCAGAATGAAACTCcaaagaaaaaacccaaactgGAATCCAAGCCATCCAATGGAGATAG CTCTATAAATCAGTCAGCAGACAGTGGGGGAACTGACAACTTTGTCCTCATAAGTCAGTTGAAAGAAGAAGTGATGTCACTCAAACGTCTTTTGCAGCAAAGAGATCAGACTATCTTAGAAAAAGATAAAAAG TTGACAGAGTTGAAGGCAGACTTTCAGTACCAGGAGTCTAATTTAAGGACAAAAATGAACAGTATGGAAAGAGCTCACAAGGAAACAGTGGAACAACTGCAG GCCAAAAACAGAGAACTACTCAAACAGGTTGCTGCGTTGTCAAAGGGTAAAAAGTTTGATAAAAGTGGAAGTATACTAACATCTCCATGA
- the FAM76B gene encoding protein FAM76B isoform X1: MAAAAAPALYACTKCNQRYPFEELSQGQQLCKECRIAHPIVKCTYCRSEFQQESKTNTICKKCAQNVKQFGTPKPCQYCNIIAAFIGTKCQRCTNSEKKYGPPQTCEQCKQQCAFDRKEEGRRKVDGKLLCWLCTLSYKRVLQKTKEQRKSLGSSHSNSSSSSLAEKDQHHSKHHHHHHHHHRHSSSHHKISNLSPEQDQGLWKQSHKSSAAIQNETPKKKPKLESKPSNGDSSSINQSADSGGTDNFVLISQLKEEVMSLKRLLQQRDQTILEKDKKLTELKADFQYQESNLRTKMNSMERAHKETVEQLQAKNRELLKQVAALSKGKKFDKSGSILTSP, encoded by the exons atggcggcggcggcggccccggCTCTGTACGCCTGCACCAAGTGCAACCAGCGCTACCCCTTCGAGGAGCTCTCCcagggccagcagctctgcaag gaaTGTCGAATTGCACATCCCATTGTAAAATGTACTTACTGCCGATCAGAATTCCAACAAGAGAG CAAAACTAACACAATATGCAAGAAATGTGCCCAAAACGTGAAGCAGTTTGGAACG CCCAAGCCTTGTCAGTACTGTAATATTATTGCAGCATTTATTGGCACAAAATGCCAGCGTTGCACAAATTCAGAAAAGAAATATGGACCACCTCAGACATGTGAACAGTGCAAGCAGCAATGTGCTTTTGATCGCAAAGAGGAGGGAAGAAGGAAG GTTGATGGGAAGCTGTTGTGTTGGCTTTGCACACTGTCCTACAAGAGAGTACTGCAGAAGACAAAGGAACAGAGGAAGAGCCTAGGGTCTTCACATTCTAATTCGTCATCCTCGTCTCTTGCTGAGAAAGACCAGCATCATTCGaaacaccatcaccaccaccaccatcatcatCGTCACAGCAGCAGCCATCACAA AATCAGCAATCTAAGTCCAGAACAAGATCAGGGACTGTGGAAACAGAG CCATAAATCCTCTGCAGCTATTCAGAATGAAACTCcaaagaaaaaacccaaactgGAATCCAAGCCATCCAATGGAGATAG tagCTCTATAAATCAGTCAGCAGACAGTGGGGGAACTGACAACTTTGTCCTCATAAGTCAGTTGAAAGAAGAAGTGATGTCACTCAAACGTCTTTTGCAGCAAAGAGATCAGACTATCTTAGAAAAAGATAAAAAG TTGACAGAGTTGAAGGCAGACTTTCAGTACCAGGAGTCTAATTTAAGGACAAAAATGAACAGTATGGAAAGAGCTCACAAGGAAACAGTGGAACAACTGCAG GCCAAAAACAGAGAACTACTCAAACAGGTTGCTGCGTTGTCAAAGGGTAAAAAGTTTGATAAAAGTGGAAGTATACTAACATCTCCATGA